One Candidatus Binatia bacterium genomic window carries:
- a CDS encoding desulfoferrodoxin, with product MANQIGKIYQCPKCKAQVVVTKGGSGTLKCCGVEMEIKK from the coding sequence ATGGCGAATCAAATTGGCAAGATTTACCAGTGTCCAAAGTGTAAAGCGCAGGTTGTGGTCACCAAAGGCGGTTCCGGAACACTCAAATGCTGCGGGGTCGAGATGGAGATCAAAAAATGA
- a CDS encoding phytanoyl-CoA dioxygenase family protein encodes MLSDGELRAHLRRIEEDGYTILERVIEPELVDALVEDLYRIEREYNIKPAKNLFEGTRTVRIYNLLVHGKLYERIPVHENVLPLVERVLAPGCLVSSLSSIAICPGERAQPIHSDDQLIPIARPHPPVVCNTMWALTDFTEENGATRLVPGSHKFDSHPVIGEQYDTIAAEMPKGSVLVWHGSLWHGGGANRTSERRIGIAMNYCAGFIRQQENQQLGIPREIARGFSRRLRELVGYSVYNGLIGHIDKRSPMFLLDEEQGGVRLVWDAR; translated from the coding sequence GTGCTGAGCGATGGCGAACTGCGAGCCCACCTTCGGCGAATCGAGGAAGACGGCTACACGATCCTCGAACGCGTGATCGAGCCGGAGTTGGTCGACGCCCTGGTGGAGGACCTCTACCGAATCGAGCGCGAGTACAACATCAAACCGGCGAAGAACTTGTTCGAGGGCACGCGCACGGTGCGGATTTACAACCTGCTCGTGCACGGCAAGCTGTACGAGCGCATCCCAGTGCATGAAAATGTTCTGCCACTGGTCGAGCGGGTACTGGCCCCGGGTTGCCTCGTCTCGTCGCTTTCCTCCATTGCCATTTGCCCAGGCGAGCGCGCCCAGCCCATTCACTCCGATGATCAATTGATTCCCATTGCCCGGCCGCATCCTCCGGTGGTGTGCAACACCATGTGGGCCCTCACCGATTTCACCGAAGAAAACGGGGCGACGCGTTTGGTGCCGGGTTCCCACAAGTTCGATAGCCACCCCGTAATTGGGGAACAGTACGACACAATTGCCGCGGAGATGCCGAAGGGAAGCGTGTTGGTGTGGCACGGCAGCTTGTGGCACGGCGGCGGCGCGAATCGGACGAGCGAGCGCCGCATTGGCATTGCCATGAATTATTGCGCTGGCTTCATCCGCCAGCAGGAGAACCAGCAGCTCGGAATTCCGCGGGAGATCGCCCGCGGCTTTAGCCGCCGTCTCCGGGAGTTGGTTGGCTACAGCGTGTACAACGGACTCATCGGTCACATCGACAAGCGCAGCCCGATGTTCCTCCTCGACGAGGAGCAAGGGGGTGTGCGCTTGGTGTGGGATGCGCGGTGA